Proteins from one Candidatus Neomarinimicrobiota bacterium genomic window:
- the lhgO gene encoding L-2-hydroxyglutarate oxidase — translation MPKTYDIAIIGGGIVGAATANQLTSQTSASVVILEAEDHLAAHQTGNNSGVVHSGLYYKPGSLKATTCTSGRKALYEFCEDYDIPHDRCGKVVVATSEEEIPRLDELERRGRANGLQGIRRLSPEEIREYEPHVAGVDGLHVPETGIVDFSKVTETYAKLSQDRGAEIRLNSEVTGFAKDGDEFVLETKSGEVRCKNLINCGGLQCDRIARMCGVEPDIRIVPFRGEYYELVPESHSLVNDLIYPVPDPEFPFLGVHFTRMVHGGVEAGPNAVLAFKREGYNKLSFSLKDTLSTFGYDGFWKLAGQYWQTGIGEFYRSFSKSAFVKALQKLIPEIQESDLRAGDAGVRAQALDKEGNLIDDFHILQERGMIHVLNAPSPAATASLSIGQRIADLAEEHFGLNEGNMV, via the coding sequence ATGCCAAAAACCTACGACATCGCAATCATCGGCGGCGGAATAGTTGGAGCCGCAACGGCGAATCAACTAACCTCCCAAACATCAGCCTCGGTAGTCATTCTTGAAGCGGAAGACCACCTGGCGGCGCATCAGACCGGCAATAACAGCGGCGTGGTGCATTCGGGGCTCTACTACAAACCCGGCTCACTCAAAGCGACCACCTGTACCAGCGGGCGCAAGGCGCTATACGAATTTTGTGAGGACTACGATATTCCACATGATCGTTGCGGGAAGGTCGTCGTAGCGACCTCGGAAGAAGAGATCCCCCGCCTGGACGAGCTGGAGCGCCGTGGACGCGCAAACGGTCTGCAGGGAATCAGGCGGCTCTCACCGGAAGAAATCCGGGAGTACGAGCCGCACGTCGCCGGTGTGGATGGTCTGCACGTTCCGGAAACCGGCATCGTCGATTTTTCAAAGGTCACCGAGACATATGCGAAACTGTCACAGGATCGCGGTGCAGAAATCCGGTTAAATTCCGAGGTGACCGGTTTCGCCAAAGATGGTGACGAGTTCGTGCTGGAAACCAAATCCGGTGAAGTTCGGTGTAAAAATCTCATCAACTGCGGTGGACTCCAGTGCGACCGGATCGCCCGGATGTGCGGCGTGGAGCCGGACATCAGGATTGTGCCGTTCCGGGGCGAATATTACGAACTGGTACCGGAATCCCACTCGCTGGTGAACGACCTGATCTATCCGGTGCCCGATCCGGAGTTTCCGTTTCTCGGCGTCCATTTCACCAGAATGGTACACGGCGGTGTTGAGGCCGGGCCGAATGCGGTGCTGGCATTCAAACGGGAAGGCTACAATAAGCTCAGTTTCTCCCTAAAAGATACGCTCTCCACCTTCGGATACGACGGCTTCTGGAAACTGGCGGGACAGTACTGGCAGACCGGCATTGGAGAGTTTTATCGATCCTTTAGTAAGTCGGCATTCGTGAAGGCGCTTCAGAAATTGATTCCGGAAATTCAGGAGTCCGATTTGCGCGCCGGAGACGCCGGCGTCCGCGCCCAGGCGTTGGATAAGGAGGGCAACCTCATCGACGATTTTCATATCCTCCAGGAGCGCGGAATGATTCACGTCCTCAACGCCCCGTCCCCCGCCGCGACTGCCTCTCTGAGTATCGGCCAGCGCATCGCGGATCTGGCGGAGGAGCATTTCGGGTTAAATGAAGGGAATATGGTATAG
- the trmB gene encoding tRNA (guanosine(46)-N7)-methyltransferase TrmB yields the protein MNDGFPFQKQPLLELKDEDKINEARRMKHPHGWSREIRPLHDVDTFLSPEVLKTKPLYLEIGCGHGNFMEKRASEDPDGHYIGIENVHLFAVTAAERIEKAGLTNVLIINQDANVVLEQVFPPESLDKIFIMYPDPWPKNRHEKRRLIRESTYERYHDVLKPGGLINIWTDAPKWVELSFPWLEELPGEITKEEVSDEISKQRTLFERKAKSKQHQIFHITYTKST from the coding sequence ATGAATGACGGATTCCCCTTTCAAAAGCAGCCGCTCCTCGAATTAAAGGACGAAGACAAGATTAATGAAGCCCGCCGGATGAAGCATCCCCACGGCTGGTCTAGGGAAATTCGTCCGTTGCATGATGTGGATACCTTCCTCTCCCCCGAGGTATTGAAGACAAAGCCGCTTTACCTGGAGATCGGATGCGGCCACGGGAACTTTATGGAAAAGCGGGCTTCCGAGGATCCGGACGGTCACTATATCGGCATCGAGAACGTCCACCTGTTTGCAGTCACCGCCGCCGAGCGGATCGAGAAAGCCGGATTGACCAACGTGCTTATCATCAATCAGGATGCAAATGTAGTGCTGGAACAGGTCTTTCCGCCGGAGTCACTGGACAAGATTTTCATCATGTATCCGGATCCCTGGCCCAAGAACCGGCACGAAAAGCGCCGGCTCATCCGGGAAAGCACGTATGAGCGCTATCACGACGTGCTAAAGCCCGGCGGTCTCATCAATATCTGGACGGATGCGCCAAAATGGGTGGAACTCTCTTTTCCGTGGCTTGAAGAATTGCCCGGCGAGATTACAAAAGAGGAAGTTTCCGACGAGATTTCTAAACAACGGACACTGTTCGAGCGAAAGGCCAAGTCCAAGCAGCATCAGATTTTTCATATTACATATACGAAAAGTACGTAG
- a CDS encoding phosphodiester glycosidase family protein, whose amino-acid sequence MKRLLPGFLLLFICNVAFPQTSSLSIEVAPGVTHHSFTIPEKPWTIDVLEIEWPNKYITLKTAMARDTLDGNQIQMTSGIAADHDSAGHRVIAAINGDYFDLARDGAPVSLHIQRGEIATNPTDRNYFALTLENRIHLGTLTFDGYIEAPNGRRYRLSGVNAGRGSDQLILYNRYRGNTTKTNAYGTEISLEPLEDWQLNSPVPAVVTGREIGKGNMQIPRDGVVLSGHHVASIFLNNQVENGDTILISLGFRKEIGGITEALGGGEMILQDGRVTASAGERHPRTCVAITQDTNKVLLFTVDGRSDVSAGMTLQEVGQFLKKQFGAHTALNLDGGGSTTMVIWDTIVNTPSDITGERPVANALLLVSSAPDSILEKYPEEP is encoded by the coding sequence TTGAAACGTTTACTGCCAGGTTTCCTTCTACTTTTTATCTGTAATGTTGCCTTTCCACAGACTTCCAGCCTTTCCATAGAGGTTGCACCGGGCGTCACTCATCACAGTTTTACGATCCCGGAGAAACCGTGGACTATAGACGTGTTGGAAATCGAGTGGCCGAACAAATATATCACCCTTAAAACTGCTATGGCCAGGGATACTCTTGATGGCAACCAGATCCAGATGACGTCTGGTATTGCCGCGGATCATGACAGCGCCGGACACCGGGTGATTGCTGCTATCAATGGTGACTATTTTGATTTAGCCAGAGATGGGGCGCCGGTCAGTCTCCATATCCAGCGTGGTGAAATTGCCACGAATCCGACGGATAGGAATTACTTTGCACTCACATTGGAAAACCGGATTCATCTTGGCACTCTTACTTTTGATGGGTATATCGAGGCGCCAAATGGGCGCAGATATAGACTGAGCGGGGTGAATGCCGGCCGCGGGTCCGACCAGTTGATTTTGTATAATCGGTATCGCGGTAATACAACCAAAACTAATGCCTATGGGACCGAAATTTCCCTGGAACCGCTGGAGGACTGGCAGTTGAATTCGCCTGTACCTGCGGTCGTCACCGGCCGGGAAATCGGGAAGGGAAACATGCAAATCCCGCGTGACGGTGTCGTGTTGTCCGGGCATCATGTGGCGAGTATTTTCCTGAATAACCAGGTGGAAAACGGGGATACGATCTTGATTTCGCTGGGATTTCGCAAGGAAATCGGAGGTATCACCGAAGCACTCGGCGGTGGGGAGATGATTCTACAGGATGGTAGAGTGACTGCTTCCGCCGGAGAACGCCACCCGCGAACTTGTGTGGCAATAACCCAGGATACCAATAAGGTGCTTTTGTTCACTGTAGACGGCCGCAGCGACGTCAGTGCAGGGATGACGCTTCAGGAGGTCGGACAGTTTCTAAAAAAACAATTTGGGGCCCACACTGCGCTGAACCTGGATGGTGGCGGATCCACGACGATGGTGATCTGGGATACGATCGTCAACACTCCATCTGACATCACAGGCGAGCGTCCGGTGGCAAATGCGTTGCTGCTGGTTTCCAGCGCACCGGACTCAATTCTCGAAAAGTATCCGGAGGAACCGTAA
- a CDS encoding insulinase family protein, giving the protein MRTLLVSIFGLFGILLTGVGMNQAVSADIFPYDYEVRTLDNGLKYFVIPMESPGLVSYFSVVRTGSRDEYEPGHSGFAHLFEHMMFRGTKNFPGEVYDRMVTQIGADGNAYTTDDYTLYYMTFSASDLEKVVHLESDRFQNLEYSEAEFQTETGAVYGEYRKGRTNPWSVLYEEIYDMAYDEHTYQHTTIGFEEDIKAMPTMYDYSLSFFNRYYKPENVVLMVVGDVSPEQVSPLVKTYYGEWESGYEKPKIKDEPPQQEPRSTEVDYSGRTLPIIDIAYKGPAFPENVKEMAAISLFGEMAFGENSTLYKQLVLQEQKVQFVAPSFDNNRDPGLLHIFSMVKDEEDVEYVREQILATVNTYRETFVDESELTELKSRQKYQFLLDLDTPSNVAHNLARFVALTGGVQIVNEYYSALERVTPRDILEVVNTYFVETNRNELVLKGAQQ; this is encoded by the coding sequence ATGCGTACGTTGCTTGTGAGCATCTTTGGATTATTTGGAATTTTATTGACCGGAGTGGGTATGAATCAGGCAGTTTCAGCGGATATTTTTCCGTATGATTATGAAGTCCGGACACTGGATAACGGATTAAAATACTTTGTTATTCCCATGGAAAGTCCGGGGCTGGTGTCCTATTTCAGTGTGGTGAGAACCGGAAGTCGGGACGAATACGAACCGGGACATTCAGGATTTGCTCATCTCTTTGAGCATATGATGTTCCGGGGCACCAAAAATTTTCCCGGTGAAGTCTATGACCGGATGGTCACCCAGATCGGCGCCGACGGGAACGCATATACCACCGATGATTACACATTATACTACATGACATTCTCGGCGTCCGATCTGGAAAAAGTTGTTCATCTGGAGAGCGACCGGTTTCAGAACCTGGAGTATTCCGAGGCGGAATTCCAGACTGAAACGGGCGCCGTCTACGGGGAATACCGGAAAGGACGGACCAATCCCTGGTCGGTATTGTACGAAGAGATTTACGATATGGCGTACGATGAGCATACTTATCAACATACGACCATCGGATTCGAGGAAGACATCAAAGCCATGCCGACCATGTACGACTATAGCCTGAGTTTTTTCAACCGGTATTACAAGCCGGAAAATGTGGTGCTGATGGTGGTGGGAGATGTGAGTCCCGAGCAGGTGAGTCCATTGGTAAAAACATATTATGGGGAATGGGAGTCCGGATACGAAAAACCAAAGATCAAAGATGAGCCGCCGCAGCAAGAACCACGGAGCACCGAGGTGGATTACAGCGGTCGTACGCTTCCGATTATCGACATTGCATACAAAGGCCCGGCATTTCCGGAAAACGTCAAAGAAATGGCTGCCATCAGCCTGTTCGGTGAGATGGCTTTTGGCGAGAATAGCACACTCTACAAACAACTTGTACTCCAGGAGCAAAAAGTTCAGTTTGTCGCGCCCAGTTTCGACAATAACCGGGATCCCGGGTTGCTCCATATTTTTAGCATGGTGAAAGATGAGGAGGATGTCGAATATGTCCGGGAGCAGATTCTAGCGACAGTAAACACGTACCGGGAGACATTCGTGGATGAGTCCGAACTCACTGAGTTAAAAAGCCGGCAGAAATATCAGTTCCTCTTGGATCTTGATACGCCATCGAACGTGGCGCATAATCTCGCCAGATTTGTGGCATTAACGGGAGGTGTACAGATAGTGAACGAGTATTATTCTGCACTTGAACGGGTGACTCCCCGGGATATCTTAGAAGTCGTGAATACTTATTTTGTAGAAACAAACCGAAACGAGCTGGTGCTCAAAGGAGCACAGCAATGA
- a CDS encoding insulinase family protein, with protein MPDKQTVLLPAENDPTISFRLWFKVGSQNDPVGKEGLANLTSMMLAEGATESRSYDEIVEALYPLAASYHANTHVEQSIFYGRVHSDKLDKYYDLYLDALLNPAFVKEDLDRLKSRVLNYLKNTLRYSSDEELGKAALYNFVYNGTPYGHIPEGTVSSIESITVEDVRDFYEKYYTKDNVVIGIGGGFNQSLVLKLQNDLGQLPDGKSNVIATPSPDEITGKELILVEKDANATAISIGFPIDILRGSREWYALALANSWFGEHRNSSSHLYQVIREARGLNYGDYSYIERYPNGGSRSKPPQNVSLRQQMFEIWIRPVPNENGHFALRAAIRELEQLVENGLTEEQFQLTQEFFSKYVLHYAPTTMARLGYALDDEFYGISGSHLENLRTIIPELTREEVNQAIRQHLQYKNMKIAMVVPDAEQLKDALINEEQSPIEYSTPKDESVYEEDEKIQSYPLDISADDVTITKVEEMFE; from the coding sequence GTGCCAGATAAACAAACGGTTCTCCTGCCAGCGGAAAACGACCCGACCATTTCGTTTCGGCTGTGGTTTAAGGTCGGCTCCCAAAATGATCCGGTCGGCAAAGAAGGGCTGGCCAATCTCACTTCCATGATGCTGGCGGAAGGAGCCACGGAATCGCGCTCATATGATGAAATAGTAGAAGCGCTTTATCCGCTTGCAGCTTCATATCACGCGAATACTCACGTGGAGCAGTCGATTTTTTACGGTCGGGTGCATTCGGATAAACTCGATAAGTATTACGACCTATATCTGGACGCACTCTTGAATCCTGCGTTTGTAAAGGAGGATTTGGACCGTTTGAAGAGCCGCGTACTCAATTATCTGAAAAATACACTACGGTATTCCAGTGATGAAGAACTGGGGAAGGCAGCGCTTTATAACTTTGTATATAATGGAACCCCGTACGGTCACATTCCTGAGGGGACCGTGTCGAGTATTGAGAGTATTACAGTGGAGGATGTCAGAGATTTTTACGAGAAATATTATACCAAAGATAATGTGGTCATCGGGATTGGAGGGGGATTCAACCAGTCATTGGTGTTGAAGTTACAAAATGATCTGGGGCAGCTGCCCGACGGGAAGTCTAACGTAATCGCTACACCGTCACCGGATGAAATCACTGGCAAAGAACTGATACTCGTGGAGAAAGATGCCAACGCTACAGCTATCAGTATCGGATTCCCCATAGATATTCTGCGCGGCAGCAGAGAATGGTACGCGCTGGCGCTGGCGAACTCATGGTTTGGCGAGCACCGGAATTCCAGCAGTCACCTGTACCAGGTGATTCGGGAGGCCCGGGGATTAAACTATGGTGACTACTCATACATCGAGCGGTATCCCAACGGTGGCAGCCGGTCGAAACCGCCACAGAATGTGAGTTTGAGGCAGCAGATGTTCGAAATATGGATTCGTCCCGTACCGAACGAAAACGGGCATTTTGCGTTGCGTGCGGCTATTCGGGAGCTGGAACAGTTGGTGGAAAACGGATTAACCGAAGAACAATTCCAACTGACACAGGAGTTCTTCAGCAAATATGTTCTGCACTACGCGCCCACGACAATGGCGCGACTCGGGTATGCCCTGGATGACGAGTTTTACGGCATCTCCGGCAGCCACTTAGAAAATTTACGAACAATTATACCAGAATTGACCAGGGAAGAGGTGAACCAGGCCATTCGGCAACATCTGCAGTATAAAAACATGAAAATTGCAATGGTTGTGCCGGATGCAGAGCAGTTGAAGGATGCCTTGATTAATGAGGAGCAGAGCCCAATCGAATATTCAACTCCGAAAGATGAGTCCGTGTATGAAGAGGATGAAAAAATCCAATCCTACCCGTTGGACATTTCTGCAGACGATGTCACCATAACAAAAGTGGAGGAGATGTTCGAGTAG
- a CDS encoding PAS domain S-box protein produces the protein MGFTPQVDLVTSILDLHDSVEHVPGALSSLTGESVFRKSIIYWTDLKGHYRLILPENENLPSEIDPKIVGKIKNGASWKESEQDFVVSLEELFQKEIQAIPLIHRNDCRGIWLYPAPQNLSRKAIQKIAKFLSIGLEHRQNLLESERQNKRLHSLVEAGEIFTSQTNLNAVLKKLVQELYHRFKYSRVAVLIKEDTQLKIAAAEGFSQNHLIGYTFDINKGITGRAVREMKSQNVEDVLEDEDFLPAGEDDIRSEMTVPIHLDGEVLGVLDAQSTVTGAFDESDVNFLHVIARLSAVAIQNGRLIEDLQSTKNYLDSIVDSSGDAIFAINTQGKITTWNIGAERIYGYSREEALGQQVDDLVDPEDHKRTTEEVLQLVKENNGIYHEDEIIRRRKSGETFPATPTYTLLRDDSGIIGISIIEKDLTYIKQATKLDSAKTLISTVTHYINNAITPLNGRAQIAQMQRTEDNVDTLIQVSLETTQKIQEVISTISEMKEFIATPYYNTSYIINLEEQLKQKLSDLKGK, from the coding sequence ATGGGATTCACGCCACAAGTAGATTTGGTCACATCCATACTGGATCTGCACGACTCAGTTGAGCACGTTCCCGGAGCACTTTCTAGCCTCACCGGTGAATCAGTATTCCGAAAATCAATCATTTATTGGACGGACCTAAAGGGGCATTATCGCCTGATACTTCCGGAGAATGAAAATTTACCATCCGAAATTGATCCGAAAATAGTCGGGAAAATAAAGAATGGGGCGTCCTGGAAGGAGTCAGAACAGGATTTCGTTGTTTCGCTGGAGGAGTTATTTCAGAAGGAAATCCAGGCAATTCCATTGATACACAGAAATGACTGCCGGGGGATTTGGCTGTACCCCGCACCTCAAAATCTCTCCAGGAAGGCGATCCAAAAGATTGCCAAATTTCTCAGTATCGGATTGGAGCATCGGCAAAATTTGCTGGAATCGGAACGGCAGAACAAGCGGCTCCATAGCCTGGTGGAAGCCGGCGAAATTTTTACCTCCCAAACGAATCTTAATGCCGTACTGAAAAAATTAGTTCAGGAGCTGTATCACCGGTTTAAATATTCCCGGGTGGCTGTACTGATAAAAGAAGATACACAGCTAAAGATTGCTGCAGCAGAAGGTTTCTCCCAAAATCACCTTATTGGTTATACCTTCGATATTAATAAAGGCATTACTGGCAGAGCTGTCCGGGAAATGAAAAGCCAGAACGTCGAGGATGTTCTCGAAGACGAAGATTTTCTTCCGGCTGGCGAGGATGATATACGGTCTGAAATGACTGTACCAATCCATCTGGATGGGGAAGTGCTTGGAGTACTTGACGCACAATCGACGGTCACAGGAGCTTTCGATGAATCCGATGTGAATTTTCTTCATGTGATCGCGCGGTTATCTGCCGTAGCAATCCAAAATGGACGGTTGATTGAAGACCTGCAATCCACAAAGAATTATTTGGATAGTATCGTGGATAGCTCCGGAGATGCCATTTTTGCGATTAACACACAAGGCAAAATCACAACCTGGAACATAGGCGCAGAGCGCATTTACGGATATTCTCGGGAAGAAGCACTTGGCCAACAGGTCGATGACTTGGTTGATCCGGAAGATCACAAAAGGACAACAGAGGAGGTACTTCAACTTGTCAAAGAAAATAATGGCATATATCACGAAGACGAAATTATACGCCGAAGAAAAAGCGGTGAGACGTTCCCCGCAACGCCAACATACACTTTGCTGCGTGATGATTCGGGAATTATCGGCATAAGTATTATTGAAAAAGACCTCACCTATATCAAGCAGGCCACAAAACTTGATTCGGCTAAAACTCTCATCTCCACCGTGACGCACTATATCAACAATGCCATTACGCCGCTGAACGGCCGGGCTCAGATTGCTCAAATGCAACGGACAGAGGATAATGTGGATACGTTAATCCAGGTCAGCCTCGAGACTACACAAAAAATCCAGGAGGTAATTAGTACTATTTCCGAGATGAAAGAGTTTATTGCAACTCCCTACTATAATACAAGTTACATAATTAATCTAGAGGAGCAGTTAAAGCAAAAGCTGTCTGATCTTAAAGGAAAATAA
- a CDS encoding ATP-binding protein: MTEEIAISNDPQHVQELIETAEQKIIDASIPGEIADDVAIALLEAVNNAIIHGNQRNYNKYVTVRITIADQKIELVVMDEGTGFDPSKLDDPSRPENIFRPSGRGLYFIRQLMDEVEINSNNSGSEIIMRKYWLRKHEA, encoded by the coding sequence ATGACAGAAGAAATTGCTATATCAAATGATCCGCAACATGTCCAAGAACTTATAGAAACTGCCGAGCAAAAAATCATCGACGCCAGCATCCCAGGCGAGATTGCCGATGATGTTGCAATCGCATTGCTGGAAGCAGTGAACAACGCTATTATCCACGGCAATCAGCGGAATTATAATAAGTACGTCACTGTCCGCATCACTATTGCCGATCAAAAGATTGAGCTGGTGGTTATGGATGAAGGCACAGGGTTCGATCCCTCAAAACTGGATGATCCCAGCAGGCCGGAAAATATATTCCGTCCCAGTGGCCGAGGGCTGTATTTCATTCGACAATTGATGGACGAAGTGGAGATCAACTCCAATAATTCCGGCAGCGAAATTATCATGCGCAAATATTGGTTACGGAAGCATGAAGCATAA
- a CDS encoding 16S rRNA (uracil(1498)-N(3))-methyltransferase has protein sequence MPDRTLFYMPVQGLPGDVYQISGSEYDHIVKALRKSVDDPLEVVDGTGRILHSTIIDIQKDSVTCSIDDVELPDNELPVHVTLAVALIKNQRYEWMVEKATEMGVAEIQPLNTDRVVRSGFRGDRLRKKAIAAMKQSERAVLPAIRGPVELAEYLETLSADSAFYARQNQSFPMLSNYQDNSTFHHITVLIGPEGGWSDKELDNFESHEFRPLSLGARRLRTETAAVTAMSQIALLWDSDHSRQQEAV, from the coding sequence ATGCCGGATCGTACACTGTTTTATATGCCGGTACAGGGCCTTCCCGGCGATGTATACCAAATTTCAGGAAGCGAGTATGACCATATAGTCAAAGCGTTACGAAAATCAGTTGATGATCCACTTGAGGTGGTTGACGGCACCGGAAGAATTCTCCATTCGACCATTATTGATATCCAAAAAGACTCCGTTACATGTTCCATAGATGATGTTGAGTTACCCGATAATGAACTCCCAGTACATGTTACCCTTGCCGTCGCACTCATTAAAAATCAACGATATGAGTGGATGGTTGAGAAAGCCACCGAGATGGGGGTGGCAGAAATACAACCATTAAACACCGATCGGGTAGTACGATCCGGATTTCGTGGGGATCGACTCAGAAAAAAAGCCATCGCTGCCATGAAGCAATCCGAACGGGCCGTTTTACCAGCGATACGAGGTCCGGTCGAATTAGCCGAATATCTGGAGACCCTTTCCGCAGACAGTGCATTTTATGCAAGGCAAAATCAATCATTTCCGATGTTGAGTAATTATCAGGATAATAGTACTTTTCACCACATTACGGTTCTTATTGGACCGGAGGGGGGCTGGAGTGACAAAGAACTGGATAATTTTGAATCACACGAGTTTCGGCCTCTATCATTAGGTGCAAGACGGCTCCGAACCGAAACGGCGGCCGTAACTGCAATGAGTCAAATAGCACTACTCTGGGATTCCGACCATTCAAGACAACAGGAGGCAGTATGA
- a CDS encoding histidine triad nucleotide-binding protein — protein MSDCLFCNIAAGKIDSDIVLEEENAVAFRDINPQAPTHILVIPRKHIARISEAEDTDQELLGELILLARKIADDEGISEDGYRLVFNNGAHGGQAVEHIHLHLLGGRQLTWPPG, from the coding sequence ATGAGTGATTGTCTTTTTTGCAATATTGCCGCTGGAAAAATTGATAGTGATATAGTTTTAGAAGAGGAAAACGCCGTCGCCTTTCGTGACATTAATCCACAGGCACCGACCCATATTTTGGTCATTCCACGCAAGCATATTGCCAGGATATCTGAAGCCGAAGACACTGACCAGGAATTGCTGGGTGAACTTATTCTTTTAGCCCGGAAAATCGCTGACGATGAGGGCATAAGTGAGGATGGTTACCGGCTGGTGTTTAATAATGGTGCTCATGGGGGCCAGGCTGTGGAACATATTCATCTGCACTTACTTGGCGGAAGGCAACTCACCTGGCCGCCGGGTTGA